TCGCCTCGTCCAGCGACTGGGTGAAGTCGGTCTTCAGCTCGACGGTGGCCACCGGGAGTCCGTTGACGAAGAACACCAGGTCGATGCTGCGCTGGTCGGCGGTGGAGAAGTGCACCTGCCGCATCACTCGCACCCGCATCGCCGCGTAGTGCGCGTTGGTCGTCGCGTTCAGCGTGGTCTCGGGGCGGAACTGGGCCAACTTCAACCGGCCGCCGCCGATGTACTGCACCCCGTTGCGCAGGATGTTCAGCGTGCCGCCGCCGTGCTCGAGCGGCTTGTCCAGCGCCGTGGTCAGCACGTCGAGGAACTTCGCCTGTGACCCGGCCGCCTTCAGGGCCTTCTCGTATGCCGCCTGCTGTGTCTCCCCCAGCCAGGCGAACAGATCCTCCGGGAACAGAGCCCGCTCCCGGTCGTAGCCGGCGTCGTCCACCGAGTACAGCCAGCCGTGGGCTTGGAGGTGCTCACAGATCTCGGCCTCGAAGGCGACCTCGTGATGGCCGGCCATCACGAGATCACCGACTCGCTCGCGACCCGCGCACGTTGCGTCGCCGCGCGGAAACGCTCCATCGTGGAAATGAACCAGTCCATCAGCTCCTCGTGGGTGTCCAGGTCCATGACGTCGCCGCCCTCAGCGCGGTCCACATGGATACGACAGGCCTTCTTCGTCGGCAGCGGGTCGTAGGAGACCGGGGCGCCGAAGTCGGTGTCGATCTGGTCGCGGCAGGCCGCGATCCGCTCGAAGCCGAGGCGGTTCTCCTCCGCATCAGAAGAACCGAAGTAGAGCTCGACCCGCGGCCCGTTCCGGGTGAAGACCAGCGAGTACCACGCGATCGAGGATCCGAACGGCATCGTGATCCAGCTGCCCTTCGCGCCCTTGACCGAACGGGTCCAGTCGGGGTGCCGGTCGCGGATCCGACGCAACAGCTCGGTCCAGAACTCCAGATAGATGAGCTCGCGCTCCGTCGACGGTGTCGCAGAGGTCTCGGCATGGACCTGCTTCGTCCACTCGTTGGGTTGCGCCACCAGACGGAACAACGGGGCCGGTCGACTGTCGTCGATCTGCACGGCTGCTATCTCGACGCCGAAGAAGCGGGTGTTCTCATCCGTGCGCTCGTTCAACCAGTCCAACGCCGCTCGGTGCTCGTCTCGGAACGACGGCGCGCACCACACGATCGTCTGCGGGTCGGTGCCCCCGGCGTAGGTCATGATCTGACCCAGGTGCCCATGGTCGGTCGGCCCGAGCTGATTCTCCACGATCACGACATTGCCGGTACCGACCTCCCGACCGATGAGGTCGAGCGAGAAACCACCGACCGGATGTTCAGCCGCGGTGAGCTCGAGCTCCATGCCCACCACGTCAGCGAGGACGTCGGCGTTCTGCAACATCCACTGGGTGAAGTCGTAGGCCTCGTGTTTCCACACGTCCCGCACCGGGACCACCTGCAGTCTGCTGAGGTCGGTCATCTCAAGCTACCTCGTCTCGGACGTCGATCTGACCGGTCACTGCGGCGGTGATGAGCGCCGACCGTCGCTCGCGAGAGAGCTCGATGAATCGTTCCGTCTCTGCGATGAGTTCGTCGATCTTCGCGGTCTGTTCGTCAACATGTCTGCCGATTGCCCGCTGCTCGTGTAGCCGAGGCAGCGGTAGCGCGAGCGGCAAGATCTGACCTACTCCGATGCCTGGCTGCGCGGCAGTCATCGAGTACTGCCCTAAGTCCATCAAGCGCAACATGTGCGTGAGCC
The nucleotide sequence above comes from Nocardioides massiliensis. Encoded proteins:
- a CDS encoding DUF4268 domain-containing protein, which gives rise to MTDLSRLQVVPVRDVWKHEAYDFTQWMLQNADVLADVVGMELELTAAEHPVGGFSLDLIGREVGTGNVVIVENQLGPTDHGHLGQIMTYAGGTDPQTIVWCAPSFRDEHRAALDWLNERTDENTRFFGVEIAAVQIDDSRPAPLFRLVAQPNEWTKQVHAETSATPSTERELIYLEFWTELLRRIRDRHPDWTRSVKGAKGSWITMPFGSSIAWYSLVFTRNGPRVELYFGSSDAEENRLGFERIAACRDQIDTDFGAPVSYDPLPTKKACRIHVDRAEGGDVMDLDTHEELMDWFISTMERFRAATQRARVASESVIS